Proteins encoded together in one Hymenobacter monticola window:
- a CDS encoding T9SS type A sorting domain-containing protein — MPKLYATMRHAGPPTRQRGLLLTALLLLAGAASAQQLSGTYYVGSGASPDPTRTYPTLPAAMTALGAGVSTGASVTFTLLDASYSLGTNALVVPAVVIGAGQGVSIVPAAGVSPVISGSSTTALIDLNGTDFLTISGYDGSTSARTLTLRNTASAPAVLLRNDATNNTLRNLVLESANTGTSSGTVFFSTSTGTTGNDFNLLASCDLRPANNSTTVLPANGIYSQGTAGATNSDNTVRGCTIYNFTAAGLNVTTNSGDNWTVGGATAAEGNAVYETVSRSGDLRFLRLSSGNNHVVSNNQLYYASGTLSAAFYGVVMVGGTGHAVSSNSIGGSQAGAGGAAFAIGSTTGYEYPIYLDLSTTAGAVATTVQGNVIRNFASASTGIMYGVHARNGTAGIVTIQGNSIGGTGSGQGITHAGNFYGIDLGNAVGATVQNNTVAGITTTVANGVASQTGTLAGVNMSSSSASTISGNTFSNLSGTITNAVASSTVNATNASPVAGVYVSGSGAATITGNTVSGLSSTSTFAGGGTALNITLAGVWLSGSGAVAVTSNTISGLSAPAGGAPVFGIYSSGSGSGSISGNQLSGLSSNLATPAQLAGINSTGSGVVVIGNNTIANLSQSGATANLNGIQCTSAAGSNVTGNTITNVTYSGTSAGLTVYGIFATGSHSISSNTIITVQATAAVNANARGIYVGGSGAAATVSGNTVTNVLNATSGAGTNTAGIFVGPTSGVMGAVTVSDNRISNVGTSATTPPTRSNAFVVTGLLCGASAAGSVVERNRVWNVYGSSTGTGPNADQVRGLAVQGVYSGTFANNQISLAAGSIAQQTYGIQDLSSGGANSFYYNSVYLAPASGAATGISYGFWRSATSAPPSVELRNNLLYNGRTPAPGTPALAIGTASTTGWAATASNYNLFVSPNAAAVGNWGGVVLNFDGWKAAQPGGSGGDASSLRVGPADAPAASLFVDLATGNLDINAANPEAWYVNGNGVQLPGQAGDFGGAARATTVAAGGTDIGADEVTPTATPPALTASGAPVLGGTQVFSLGGRALASLTYGSTGTVPSLVVARYYSGTNPPPPFAAGARYANAYFTFADANNDGSGYAYQPTLTYDPALLGTVASEAAQRLSQRLADNSAYQTYAATTVDAAARTLTGPASLTRLGLLAISDQAAPLPVMLSRFAAVRREANVVVDWTTATEKNCAGYEIQVATDGHNFRKLGFVRASLPNSSTPQFYQFTDAEPGKTGLRYYRLRQLDLDGAASYSPMQAVSFGDATTAGLLAYPNPFGAVLSVAVSAPLDGPVPVTLTDAMGRTVLTRLVAPTADTNRLDLGELAALPAGVYLLRVALPGQTQQLRIMKN; from the coding sequence ATGCCCAAACTCTACGCTACGATGCGCCACGCCGGCCCTCCCACTCGGCAGCGCGGCCTTCTTCTCACCGCGTTGCTCTTGCTGGCTGGCGCGGCGAGTGCCCAGCAACTCAGCGGCACCTATTACGTGGGCAGCGGCGCCTCGCCCGACCCCACCCGCACCTACCCCACCCTGCCCGCCGCCATGACGGCCCTGGGCGCCGGGGTGAGCACGGGTGCCAGCGTAACCTTCACGCTGCTAGACGCTTCTTATTCGCTGGGCACCAACGCACTGGTAGTGCCTGCGGTAGTAATTGGCGCCGGGCAGGGCGTGAGCATCGTGCCCGCCGCCGGCGTCAGCCCGGTGATATCCGGCAGCAGCACCACGGCTTTGATTGACCTGAACGGGACGGATTTTCTGACCATCAGCGGGTACGATGGCAGCACCAGCGCCCGCACCCTCACGCTGCGCAACACGGCCAGCGCCCCGGCCGTGCTGCTGCGCAACGATGCTACCAACAACACCCTGCGCAACTTGGTGCTGGAAAGCGCCAACACCGGCACCAGCAGCGGCACCGTGTTTTTTAGCACCAGCACCGGCACCACCGGCAACGACTTCAACCTGCTGGCCAGCTGCGACCTGCGGCCGGCCAACAACAGCACCACCGTGCTGCCGGCCAACGGCATCTACTCGCAGGGCACGGCCGGGGCCACCAACAGCGACAACACCGTGCGCGGCTGCACCATCTACAACTTCACGGCCGCGGGACTGAACGTGACCACCAACAGCGGCGACAACTGGACGGTGGGTGGCGCCACGGCCGCCGAAGGCAACGCCGTGTACGAAACCGTGAGCCGCAGCGGCGACCTGCGCTTCCTGCGGTTGAGCAGCGGCAACAACCACGTGGTCAGCAACAACCAGCTGTACTACGCCAGCGGCACGCTCAGCGCGGCCTTTTACGGCGTGGTGATGGTGGGCGGCACCGGGCATGCAGTGAGCAGCAACAGCATCGGCGGCTCGCAGGCGGGCGCGGGCGGCGCGGCCTTTGCCATCGGGTCGACGACGGGCTACGAATACCCCATTTACCTGGATTTGAGCACGACGGCCGGCGCCGTCGCTACCACGGTGCAGGGCAACGTGATACGCAACTTCGCCTCGGCCTCGACGGGCATTATGTACGGGGTGCACGCCCGCAACGGCACGGCCGGCATCGTAACAATACAGGGCAACAGCATCGGGGGCACGGGCAGCGGGCAGGGCATCACGCACGCGGGCAATTTCTACGGCATCGACTTGGGCAACGCGGTGGGCGCCACGGTGCAGAACAACACCGTGGCAGGCATTACCACCACCGTAGCCAACGGCGTGGCCTCGCAGACCGGCACGCTGGCGGGCGTGAACATGAGCAGCAGCTCGGCCAGCACCATCAGCGGCAACACCTTCAGCAACTTGAGCGGCACCATCACCAACGCCGTAGCCAGCAGTACCGTGAACGCCACCAATGCCTCGCCGGTGGCCGGGGTGTACGTGAGCGGCAGCGGCGCCGCCACCATCACGGGCAACACCGTGAGCGGGCTGAGCAGCACCTCCACCTTTGCCGGCGGCGGCACGGCCCTCAACATCACGCTGGCGGGCGTGTGGCTGAGCGGCAGCGGCGCCGTGGCGGTGACGAGCAACACGATTTCTGGCTTGTCGGCCCCGGCGGGCGGGGCGCCGGTGTTCGGCATCTACAGCAGCGGGAGCGGCAGTGGCAGCATTAGCGGCAACCAGCTGAGCGGGCTGAGCAGCAACCTGGCCACGCCGGCGCAGCTGGCCGGCATCAACTCGACCGGCAGCGGCGTGGTGGTCATTGGCAACAATACCATTGCCAACCTCAGCCAGAGCGGCGCCACGGCCAACCTCAACGGCATCCAGTGCACCAGCGCGGCGGGCTCGAACGTGACCGGCAACACCATTACCAACGTTACCTACAGCGGCACTTCGGCGGGCCTGACGGTGTACGGCATCTTCGCCACGGGCTCGCACAGCATCAGTTCCAACACCATTATCACGGTGCAGGCCACGGCGGCAGTTAATGCCAACGCGCGGGGCATCTACGTGGGCGGCAGCGGCGCGGCGGCCACGGTGAGCGGCAACACGGTGACGAACGTGCTGAATGCCACCAGCGGCGCGGGCACCAACACGGCGGGCATTTTTGTGGGGCCGACCTCGGGCGTGATGGGGGCCGTGACAGTGAGCGACAACCGCATCAGCAACGTGGGCACCTCGGCCACCACGCCGCCCACCCGCAGCAATGCTTTTGTGGTAACGGGCCTGCTGTGCGGCGCCTCGGCCGCGGGCTCGGTGGTGGAGCGCAACCGCGTATGGAACGTGTACGGCAGCAGCACCGGCACCGGGCCCAATGCCGACCAGGTACGTGGCCTGGCCGTGCAGGGTGTCTACTCGGGCACTTTTGCCAACAACCAGATTAGCCTGGCGGCCGGGTCCATTGCACAACAGACCTACGGCATCCAGGACTTGTCGAGCGGCGGCGCCAACAGCTTCTACTACAACTCGGTGTACCTGGCCCCGGCCAGCGGCGCGGCCACGGGCATTAGCTACGGTTTCTGGCGCAGCGCCACCAGCGCGCCGCCCTCCGTGGAGTTGCGCAACAACCTGCTCTACAATGGCCGCACGCCCGCACCCGGCACCCCGGCCCTTGCCATTGGCACGGCCAGCACCACCGGCTGGGCCGCCACGGCTTCCAACTACAACCTATTTGTCAGCCCCAACGCTGCCGCGGTGGGTAACTGGGGCGGCGTGGTGCTAAATTTTGACGGCTGGAAGGCCGCCCAGCCCGGCGGCTCGGGCGGCGACGCCAGCAGCCTGCGCGTGGGCCCCGCCGATGCGCCGGCCGCCAGCCTGTTTGTGGACCTCGCCACCGGCAACCTCGACATCAACGCCGCCAACCCGGAGGCCTGGTACGTGAACGGCAACGGCGTGCAGCTGCCCGGTCAGGCCGGCGACTTCGGCGGCGCCGCCCGCGCTACCACGGTGGCGGCCGGCGGCACCGACATTGGCGCCGACGAGGTGACGCCCACCGCTACCCCGCCGGCCCTGACGGCTTCGGGCGCGCCGGTGCTGGGCGGCACGCAGGTGTTTTCGCTGGGTGGCCGCGCGCTGGCTTCTCTCACCTATGGCAGCACCGGCACAGTGCCCAGCCTGGTGGTGGCCCGCTACTACTCGGGCACCAACCCGCCCCCGCCGTTTGCGGCTGGCGCGCGCTATGCCAACGCGTATTTCACCTTCGCCGACGCCAACAATGACGGCAGCGGCTACGCTTACCAGCCCACGCTCACCTACGACCCGGCCCTGCTGGGCACCGTGGCCAGCGAAGCAGCGCAGCGCCTCAGCCAGCGCCTGGCCGACAACAGCGCCTACCAAACCTACGCGGCCACGACGGTGGACGCGGCCGCCCGCACCCTCACGGGGCCGGCCTCGCTCACGCGCCTGGGCCTGCTGGCCATCAGCGACCAGGCTGCACCGCTGCCCGTGATGCTGAGCCGCTTCGCCGCTGTGCGCCGCGAGGCCAACGTGGTGGTGGACTGGACCACGGCTACTGAGAAAAACTGCGCCGGCTACGAGATTCAGGTAGCCACCGATGGCCACAATTTCCGCAAGCTGGGCTTTGTGCGGGCCAGCCTGCCAAACAGCAGCACGCCGCAGTTCTACCAGTTTACAGACGCGGAGCCGGGCAAAACCGGCCTGCGCTACTACCGCCTGCGCCAGCTCGATTTGGATGGCGCCGCCAGCTATTCACCGATGCAAGCGGTGAGCTTTGGTGATGCCACTACCGCTGGCCTGCTGGCGTACCCCAACCCCTTTGGTGCGGTGCTGAGTGTGGCAGTAAGTGCCCCGCTCGACGGCCCCGTGCCGGTGACGCTGACCGATGCCATGGGCCGCACGGTGCTAACGCGACTGGTGGCACCCACGGCCGACACCAACCGCCTCGACCTGGGCGAGCTGGCGGCGCTGCCGGCGGGCGTGTACCTGCTGCGCGTGGCGCTGCCCGGCCAGACTCAGCAACTGAGAATCATGAAAAACTAG
- the dinB gene encoding DNA polymerase IV, whose translation MVPDSIRKIIHLDMDAFYASVEQRDNPELRGRPVAVGGARERGVVAAASYEARQFGVRSAMPSVTALRKCPELVFVPPRFAVYKEISRQIRAIFAEYTPLIEPLSLDEAYLDVTHNLKDIVSATQIAREIRAKILAETGLTASAGISYNKFLAKLASDYRKPNGQFVVRPEQGLAFVEGLAVGQFHGIGPVTAARMNQLGIFTGADLRAQPVELLHQHFGKAGRYYHAIARAEDHRPVEADRLRKSVGSETTFAQDLTAFTDLLDGLRPSIEEVWEYCQRSGILGRTVTVKVKYADFQQITRSRSSVGPIPSQAVLERLCRELVEGLFPLPKGVRLLGVSLSSLNNEQPAAGRQLTLSF comes from the coding sequence GTGGTGCCCGATTCTATCCGCAAAATCATCCATTTGGACATGGATGCATTTTATGCATCCGTCGAGCAGCGCGACAACCCCGAGCTGCGCGGCCGGCCCGTGGCGGTAGGCGGCGCCCGCGAGCGGGGCGTGGTGGCGGCGGCCAGCTACGAGGCCCGCCAGTTTGGGGTGCGGTCGGCTATGCCGTCGGTCACGGCCCTGCGCAAGTGCCCGGAACTGGTGTTCGTACCGCCGCGCTTTGCCGTGTACAAGGAAATATCGCGGCAGATTCGGGCCATTTTTGCTGAGTATACGCCGCTCATTGAGCCGCTGTCGCTCGACGAGGCCTACCTCGACGTGACGCACAACCTGAAGGACATCGTTTCGGCCACCCAGATAGCGCGGGAAATCCGGGCCAAAATCCTGGCTGAAACTGGTCTCACGGCCTCGGCGGGCATTTCCTACAATAAGTTTCTGGCCAAGCTGGCCTCCGACTACCGCAAGCCCAACGGGCAGTTTGTGGTGCGCCCCGAGCAGGGGCTGGCCTTTGTGGAAGGGCTGGCGGTGGGGCAGTTTCACGGCATCGGGCCCGTGACGGCGGCACGCATGAACCAGCTGGGCATCTTCACCGGGGCCGACTTGCGGGCCCAGCCGGTGGAGCTGCTGCACCAGCATTTCGGCAAGGCCGGGCGCTACTACCACGCCATTGCCCGGGCCGAGGACCACCGGCCCGTGGAGGCCGACCGCCTGCGCAAGTCGGTGGGCTCGGAAACCACCTTTGCGCAGGACTTAACGGCCTTTACCGACTTGCTCGACGGCTTGCGGCCGTCCATTGAGGAGGTGTGGGAGTATTGCCAGCGCTCCGGCATCCTGGGCCGCACCGTGACGGTGAAGGTGAAGTATGCCGACTTCCAGCAAATCACGCGCAGCCGCAGCAGCGTGGGGCCCATCCCGAGCCAAGCAGTGCTGGAGCGCCTTTGCCGGGAACTGGTGGAGGGGCTATTTCCGCTGCCCAAGGGCGTGCGCCTGCTGGGCGTTTCGCTTTCCAGCTTAAACAACGAGCAGCCCGCGGCGGGACGACAGCTGACGCTGAGCTTTTGA
- a CDS encoding carboxy terminal-processing peptidase: protein MKFSRLKLGVTSASVLALLGLASFSVYQGTPPRDQVVLGVMLQGLSQLHYQPEKIDDQFSQRVYDLYLKRIDVNKQLLLAPEVAALQPFRTKIDDELRGGTHEFLDATNQLLSKRMLEIQTLYRQILAQPFDFSVQESWETDPTKATYAATPAEQREQWRKMLKYQTLARMSEMMDDEAKKKDKPLAATKVGASPATTSDALRTPAQIEAEARKRVLKYYDEAFADRLKIDDNDRLADFANAIANSYDPHTDYFAPIVRENFDITMSGRLEGTGAQLVEDEGKLKVTDIVPGSASARQGELKVGDVILRVAQGAGEPVSVEGMKFDKAVKLIRGPKGTEVRLTVRKPDGATLVIPIIRDVVVIEETYAQSAVIKQNGKNYGYIHLPSFYADFSGKGGRNSGADVKAELAKLAKENVAGVVLDLRYNGGGSLRDAVDMGGLFVPSGPMVQVKTNRGKPQPVADEDPKVQYGGPLVVLVNRYSASASEILAAAMQDYGRAVVMGSTTYGKGTVQQVFDLDNAVSPEVAALKPLGSVKLTIQKFYRVNGGSTQFKGVTPDITLPDALTSYAKGEKDADYPLQWDEIAPATYQPTNSVPALQQLRAASAARVAASPGFRLITDAAQRATEQRKKTNLSLNLAAYRAQQQQARDVNKQQTTAQNALPSLDVATLAADARPASDSTAAKRVARFLKPLRKDAALAEAVAVLGDEAK from the coding sequence ATGAAATTTTCCCGCTTAAAGCTGGGGGTGACGTCTGCCTCCGTGCTGGCCCTGCTGGGGCTGGCGTCGTTTTCGGTGTACCAGGGCACGCCCCCGCGCGACCAAGTGGTGCTGGGCGTGATGCTGCAAGGCTTGTCGCAGCTGCACTACCAGCCCGAGAAAATCGACGACCAGTTTTCGCAGCGTGTGTACGACCTGTACCTCAAACGCATCGACGTGAACAAGCAGCTGCTGCTGGCGCCCGAAGTGGCTGCCCTGCAGCCGTTCCGTACCAAGATTGACGACGAGCTGCGCGGCGGCACCCACGAGTTTCTGGACGCGACGAACCAGCTGCTGAGCAAGCGCATGCTCGAAATCCAGACCCTCTACCGCCAGATTCTGGCCCAGCCCTTCGACTTCTCGGTGCAGGAAAGCTGGGAAACCGACCCCACCAAGGCCACCTACGCCGCTACGCCGGCCGAGCAGCGCGAGCAGTGGCGCAAGATGTTGAAGTACCAGACGCTGGCCCGCATGTCGGAAATGATGGACGACGAGGCCAAGAAGAAAGACAAGCCGCTGGCCGCGACCAAAGTGGGCGCCTCGCCCGCCACCACGTCGGACGCGTTGCGCACGCCCGCTCAGATTGAGGCCGAGGCCCGCAAGCGCGTGCTCAAGTACTACGACGAGGCTTTTGCTGACCGTCTGAAAATCGACGACAACGACCGGCTGGCCGACTTCGCCAACGCCATTGCCAACAGCTACGACCCGCACACCGACTATTTCGCGCCCATCGTGCGCGAGAATTTCGACATCACCATGTCGGGCCGGCTGGAGGGCACGGGCGCGCAGTTGGTTGAGGACGAAGGCAAGCTGAAAGTGACCGACATCGTGCCCGGCTCGGCTTCCGCCCGGCAGGGCGAGCTGAAAGTGGGCGACGTCATCCTGCGCGTGGCCCAGGGCGCCGGCGAGCCCGTGAGCGTGGAAGGCATGAAGTTCGACAAGGCGGTGAAGCTCATTCGCGGCCCCAAGGGCACGGAGGTGCGCCTGACCGTGCGCAAGCCCGACGGCGCCACGCTGGTGATTCCCATCATCCGCGACGTGGTGGTAATTGAGGAAACCTACGCCCAGTCGGCCGTCATCAAGCAAAACGGCAAGAACTACGGCTACATCCACCTGCCCAGCTTCTACGCCGACTTCAGCGGCAAGGGCGGCCGCAACAGCGGCGCCGACGTGAAAGCCGAGCTGGCCAAGCTAGCCAAGGAAAACGTGGCTGGCGTAGTGCTCGACCTGCGCTACAACGGCGGCGGCTCCCTGCGCGACGCCGTGGACATGGGCGGCTTGTTTGTGCCCAGCGGCCCCATGGTGCAGGTGAAAACCAACCGCGGCAAGCCCCAGCCCGTGGCCGATGAGGACCCCAAGGTGCAGTACGGCGGCCCGCTGGTGGTGCTGGTGAACCGCTACAGCGCCTCGGCCTCCGAGATTCTGGCCGCCGCCATGCAGGACTACGGCCGCGCCGTGGTGATGGGCAGCACCACCTACGGCAAGGGCACGGTGCAGCAGGTATTTGACCTAGACAACGCCGTGTCGCCGGAAGTGGCGGCGCTCAAGCCGCTGGGCTCGGTGAAGCTCACCATCCAGAAGTTTTACCGCGTGAACGGCGGCTCGACGCAGTTCAAAGGCGTAACGCCCGACATAACGCTGCCCGACGCGCTGACCTCCTACGCCAAGGGTGAAAAGGACGCCGACTACCCGCTGCAGTGGGATGAAATTGCGCCCGCTACCTACCAGCCCACCAATTCGGTGCCGGCGCTGCAGCAGCTGCGCGCGGCCAGTGCTGCCCGCGTGGCCGCCAGCCCCGGCTTCCGCCTCATCACCGACGCCGCCCAGCGCGCCACCGAGCAGCGCAAGAAGACCAACCTCTCGCTGAACCTGGCCGCCTACCGCGCCCAGCAACAGCAGGCCCGCGACGTGAACAAGCAGCAAACCACCGCTCAGAACGCGCTGCCCTCGCTCGACGTGGCCACCCTGGCCGCCGACGCCCGCCCGGCCAGCGACTCGACCGCCGCCAAGCGCGTGGCCCGTTTCCTGAAGCCCCTGCGTAAAGACGCCGCCCTGGCCGAAGCCGTGGCCGTGCTCGGCGACGAGGCGAAGTAG
- a CDS encoding HAD family hydrolase: protein MKAFIFDLNGTMIHDMDFHTRAWRHLFNHDLGGSFTHEEVKPQMYGKNQEVLVSMFGPDRFTSEEMDRLSLEKERRYQQEYRPSLALLPGLPAFLEAAHRAGIPMAIGSAAIPFNIDFVLDNLHIRHYFRAIVSADDVTLSKPHPETFLKAAAQLGAAPADCLVFEDVPKGAEAALNAGMKAVVLTTTHEAVEFAHLPNVLHFAPDYTDAFVRGLAEA, encoded by the coding sequence ATGAAAGCCTTTATTTTCGACCTGAACGGGACCATGATTCACGACATGGACTTCCACACCCGCGCCTGGCGCCACCTGTTCAACCACGACCTGGGCGGCAGCTTTACCCACGAAGAAGTGAAGCCGCAGATGTACGGCAAAAACCAGGAGGTGCTGGTGAGCATGTTCGGCCCCGACCGGTTTACGAGTGAGGAAATGGACCGCCTCTCGCTGGAAAAAGAGCGGCGCTACCAGCAGGAATACCGGCCCAGCCTGGCGCTGCTGCCCGGGCTGCCCGCGTTTTTGGAAGCCGCCCACCGGGCGGGCATTCCCATGGCCATCGGCTCGGCGGCCATTCCGTTCAACATCGATTTCGTGCTCGATAACCTGCACATCCGGCACTATTTCCGCGCCATCGTGAGCGCCGACGACGTGACGCTGAGCAAGCCCCACCCCGAAACCTTCCTCAAAGCCGCCGCCCAGCTCGGCGCGGCCCCGGCCGACTGCCTCGTGTTCGAGGACGTGCCCAAGGGCGCCGAAGCCGCTCTGAATGCCGGCATGAAGGCCGTGGTGCTCACCACCACGCACGAAGCAGTGGAGTTTGCCCACCTGCCCAACGTGCTGCACTTCGCGCCGGACTACACCGATGCGTTTGTGCGCGGGCTGGCGGAGGCGTAG
- a CDS encoding CocE/NonD family hydrolase, producing MTRPYLTAALLFATGAAQAQTRAQDSTFVRQNYTKLDRQITMRDGVKLYTTIYVPKDASAATPYPFFMMRTPYSAGPYGEDKYPTRGPGPSRELSREKYIFVHQDVRGRYMSEGQFEEMTPSLPAGKATATAHDESTDTYDTIEWLLKNVPGNNGRVGMSGISYPGFYASAALPNAHPALKAVSPQAPVTDEFMGDDARHKGAFFLLDNFGFTNYFDVPRTGPVANYQSLFKFETKDAYKFFLDLGPIKNANKPQYFNNRARIWNEYLQHETYDAYWQQRNIRPALTGVKPAVLVVGGWYDAEDLYGALNTYKAIEKQNPGATNRLVMGPWTHGAWSRPDWSKFGPLNFGSNTAETFRQTLETPFFNFYLKDKGSFNPAEATVFNTGTNEWKTYAAWPPKEMDTRTIVIQENGHLAVVGPAVETKVSKALKESNNPHITRLPTVNKLIPPSQYLSDPANPVPYTDGVHGGRNNEYMTEDQRFAAKRPDVLSFRTETLANDLTVAGPINADLWVSTSGTDADFIVKVIDELPDGTQRLVRAEVMRGRFRNSFSKPEAFKPNQPAEVKYELPDVLHTFRKGHRLMVQVQSTWFPLVDRNPQTFVPIATADAKDFQKATIRLYHDAAHPSALRVPVLP from the coding sequence ATGACGCGCCCCTACCTCACCGCCGCCCTCCTGTTCGCCACCGGCGCTGCCCAGGCCCAAACCCGCGCCCAGGATTCCACCTTCGTGCGGCAGAATTACACCAAGCTCGACCGCCAGATAACCATGCGCGACGGGGTAAAGCTCTACACCACCATCTACGTACCCAAAGATGCCTCGGCGGCCACGCCCTACCCTTTCTTTATGATGCGCACGCCCTACTCGGCCGGGCCGTATGGGGAGGACAAATACCCGACGCGCGGGCCCGGGCCCAGCCGGGAGCTGTCGCGGGAGAAGTACATTTTTGTGCACCAAGACGTGCGCGGGCGCTACATGAGCGAGGGCCAGTTCGAGGAAATGACGCCGTCATTGCCCGCCGGCAAGGCCACGGCAACCGCCCACGACGAGAGCACCGACACCTACGACACCATTGAGTGGCTGCTGAAAAACGTGCCTGGCAACAACGGCCGCGTGGGGATGTCGGGCATCAGCTACCCGGGTTTCTACGCCTCGGCGGCGCTGCCCAATGCTCACCCGGCCCTAAAAGCAGTGTCGCCCCAGGCGCCGGTGACGGATGAGTTCATGGGCGACGACGCGCGGCACAAGGGCGCATTTTTCCTGCTCGACAACTTTGGCTTCACCAATTATTTCGACGTGCCTCGCACCGGGCCGGTGGCCAACTACCAGTCGCTTTTTAAGTTCGAAACCAAGGACGCCTATAAGTTTTTCCTGGACCTGGGCCCGATTAAAAACGCCAACAAGCCGCAGTATTTCAACAACCGCGCCCGTATCTGGAACGAGTACCTGCAGCACGAAACCTACGACGCTTACTGGCAGCAGCGCAACATCCGCCCCGCGCTCACGGGCGTGAAGCCGGCCGTGCTGGTGGTGGGCGGCTGGTACGATGCCGAAGACTTGTACGGGGCCCTGAACACCTACAAGGCCATCGAAAAGCAAAACCCCGGCGCCACCAACCGCCTCGTGATGGGCCCCTGGACCCACGGCGCCTGGAGCCGCCCCGACTGGAGCAAGTTTGGCCCCCTCAATTTCGGCTCGAATACCGCCGAAACCTTCCGCCAGACGCTGGAAACACCGTTTTTCAACTTCTACCTAAAAGACAAAGGCAGCTTCAACCCGGCCGAAGCGACGGTGTTCAACACCGGCACGAACGAGTGGAAGACGTATGCCGCTTGGCCACCGAAGGAGATGGATACGCGCACTATAGTTATTCAGGAAAACGGCCACTTGGCCGTGGTTGGTCCAGCAGTTGAAACCAAAGTATCTAAGGCCCTCAAGGAATCAAATAATCCACACATCACCCGGTTGCCAACCGTCAATAAACTGATTCCTCCAAGCCAATACCTCAGCGACCCGGCCAACCCCGTGCCCTACACCGATGGCGTGCACGGCGGGCGCAACAACGAGTACATGACAGAGGACCAGCGCTTCGCCGCCAAGCGGCCCGACGTGCTCAGCTTCCGCACCGAGACGCTGGCCAACGACCTCACCGTGGCCGGCCCCATCAACGCCGATTTGTGGGTGAGCACCTCCGGCACCGACGCCGATTTTATCGTGAAAGTCATCGACGAGCTGCCCGACGGCACCCAGCGCCTGGTGCGCGCCGAGGTGATGCGCGGCCGCTTCCGCAACAGCTTTTCCAAGCCTGAAGCCTTCAAGCCCAACCAGCCCGCCGAGGTGAAATACGAGCTGCCCGACGTGCTGCACACCTTCCGGAAAGGCCACCGCCTCATGGTGCAGGTGCAAAGCACCTGGTTTCCGCTCGTAGACCGCAACCCGCAGACGTTCGTGCCCATTGCCACGGCTGATGCCAAGGACTTCCAGAAGGCCACCATCCGCCTCTACCACGACGCCGCGCACCCCTCGGCGCTGCGGGTGCCGGTGCTGCCGTAG